The Tachysurus vachellii isolate PV-2020 chromosome 15, HZAU_Pvac_v1, whole genome shotgun sequence nucleotide sequence tttcatttgCTGTTAAAGCTGAGTTTGAAAGGTGCTGTTTGGAAAGGCAGCTAACTGAGCAAAGCTCAATCAGTACATTTAAATAGAGCTAGTGTGGCAATGTACAGTGCAGATTATCCAAAAGTATAAAGTTGCTGTTTAAATTCTGGACAGCAAGGTTTTGTATATCActatattgtataataaattattttcgtGTAAAGCCGGTTTATAGTGAGATTTTCCTGCTATACAAAACAGACACTGTGCTATTAGACAGGTTTCTGCTTCCTTTTATCAGATGGTACTAGATTTGTCGCATTGATTGTTCATCTCTTTTGACacagggagatggagagagacggCTGAAACTTTTTCTGGGGATGAGCTCTACTACAGCAGAGAGCTCAGCGAACAGGCCGACCAAAGGAAGCACGTGATGGTGGTGAGCATGAGGTGTTGAACCCATCCCCTATCCCCTTTGACTGATATAAAGAGCTGAGCCTGTAAACCGGCGGCGCTAAGACCCTGTGAATTCACCTCACGCGTGCACGGATGTCGGTGCTCTCGTGTGCTCCTCTAGTGCAAGCTCTTAGTCCACACAGCTACAATCGCAGTTGTCAGCACTTGAGTATCAGAGTGCAAAACCAGACATGGCTGCGAACCGGGTGGGAAGACGGTATAACAGCAAAGTGCACTCGCCGAGCAGAGGCTCCGGCAGGGAATCAGGTCTGAATGTGCAGAAGAGACAAGCACGAGTTACTGTGAAATATAACAGAAAGGAGCTGCAGAGGCGTCTGGATGTAGAGAAGTGGATAGACTCGGGGTTAGACGAGCTCTATTTGGGACGGGTGAGTACTGCTTAAGAATTCCATTACAAGCATTTAAAATGGATTTGAAACTGTGATTGAGTTCATGGGCAAATTCTAGGAAGGGTGTTGACCTGTCAAGAACTTGGTCTGAGTGATGAACATCAGCCTGATCTggatatgattttatatatcaactcaattacatacatttacagcattttatttatttatacaactgagcgttaagggccttaatcaggggtccagcagtagcaacttggtggacctgggatttgagcccatgaccttctgatcagtagtcgaacaccttaaccagcgAGATACCACATCCCTTATACTCCCTATATCTACAGTATACGGCTCAGTGATATCTTATCAAAACCACATTGTGTGTGGAAGGCAGGACTCCcagtataataacaataattcagGTGGAAATGAACATAGGCGTTTCTTATACTCAGAAGATGTGTTACCCAATATGAAGTGGAGTATGTTTCTATGCTATGTTTAAGGCATGTTTGATCATGTAGGATTACTGAAATAATTTGCTCATTTATAATACTGATCAAGACTGAAACGCTGGAAGGATTTAAAACCTAAAAATTCTTGACATGATTCTGTGTTCTTTGAGCTCACATTAAACCCAGTAACGTAAATCATACATCTGCATCAAAACTCACATAAATCTTATAGCTAAATCTATACTTCAATAGTGAGAAATCTGTTAaacaattgtctcaaagcagagaCATCCAGAGACTGCTAGTAGACAGATTTACAGTGGAACAGATTTGCTGTACTTATTGGGAAATACTtagcatacattttatattctgAAATTGTAAAACAATACTAGCATTACTATGCAGTCAGTCCACATTTCTACTGTAGAAACAATGTGCTCCACCTTTATGATGTCGCATGGGTTTATTTCAGGCTCTCATTCCTTGGTTAAAACTACTCTACATTTCATTACGGACTGTGCATTTCCTGTTCGTAGGTATTAAGTGTTTATCAGAGAAGTAATTGGGGACACTTGAGAACTAGCCAGTGTTGACTAGATATTtttatggtttgtttttaaaccgtaattaaatatataataagtcTAGAAacatcggataagcggtagaaaatgagtgagtgagtgagtgagtgagtctagAAACAATTCTGCTATGTACATCCTGCTCATCTGCATTATTATCATATAAACAGAATTAGCACCCAAGCTTCTAATAAACCTagtttataatctcactctgaaTGTGAAAGCTTATTTGTTCACTTTGCATTATGTAAACTGGCTTCTTACAGCCAATAGGTCATGCTAGCAACACAGTGCTTTCAGTCAAAAGGTGTGCTGTATGCATTGTTCATTTATCAACATTAGAAGTAGAAACGGTTGGATAATTGTTTGGCTAAATAGTTCCACACAAATTAAGCTGCTCTAATGATACATGATACGTGTTTGCATGTGTAATCAGTGCAAACTcaagtattttgttttttttgtatgggTAATTGTGGgtaatttattttctaaatgatTCACATTTTAAAGTATTTCTCTATCATGTGTCTTAGGTTTATCAGCATGACAATGTTGTCAGCATTTACCTTAGCAGGATTATGCCCCATAACCTTACACAGCATCTGTTTATTAAGGATCCAATAAAGGGATAATGGGGCACATGTGTAACCCCTGCAAGCAcagcatttatttcagtgtaatgAAACAGAGCCCTGGCAATTTCAGTTGAATCTCTGGAACAAAACAATAATGGCCATGTGGCCACATCTGCTCTGTAGTGGCCTTTATACAGATTAACATTCGTTATACAGATCCCTTTGGCCTAACAACATGAAGATCTCATGGATGTTATGCACTGCAGTCAGTTGCAGAAACTGATGTTTTAGGACCCAGGTGTGTCTAAATGATTATATCTGTTGGTCTGCAAGGCTACAGTAAATAACAAACAGAGTCTGTAATCGGACTCCTCTCTGCAACCCCCTTCATTTCCGGAAAGACCATAACCTCAACACTTCTGGAGCCGGATAGCCTAGTCACAATGCTAATGATTCTGGGATTGATTGATCTCTATCTCCTGGGGTGTTCCTCATGAGTAAAGTGTTGGGGGCTGGGGGCATAAAAATCCCATATGTCTGTATAGAACACAAAGAAAACCTTGGCGCATCAGCATCCCCCCTCTGTCCCACTACACCACTTCCCCGTATCTTAAATACAAAGTATCACATGATCCATTAATTATAGCTATCATACTTCTGCTGCTCCATCAGAAAAGAGATTAAGAGTGTAGATTAAAAACCCAGATTGTTTGTTATTATGGTTCACAATGCAGGGTCCCTTAATGTTAATGtcaatatacacaaaatatactGAGCACAATGATGAATACTCCAGCTGTAGTACATGTTTATAAAAGTCACGAAATAAGTGTTTAAAAAGGTTTGGTGTGATGATTTAACACAAAGCTTCTTGATTGGATattaagggatttttttttcattggaaAGCAATGGACCTTGGTTGAGTTTGAACACACAATCAGTAAGTAAGTAGGTTCTTTTTTTACAGAGTAATAACTGAGAAATGCACAAGTCTTGGAGCCAAGTATTCATCTAAATACTGAACTAATTCAATATACAATTGACTAATACGTTTTTATGTACTACATTAATAAAGCATATGCATCTGTTGTTTTGATAAATAATGACCTCAGTCTGGCCAGATGTCAGACTGACCAAATGGTTCAGCCAGTCCCTTGGGTATATGAAgtagaaatgtcttttttaatgCATGTTGCCCTTTGTGTAGAATAGTAATAAAGTGCTCTGTGTTCATAGTCAGGGTGAGAGATGAAATACAAGCCAATTCAGACAGTAAATGTAGgatacagacagagtgagagagagaaaatatctaATTCACCTCACTGTTAAAATATTCAGGCACTGGCTCCACACTGcgtataaaatattacataagGAGGCACTATAGTGTGATGACCACAGAGTAGGTCACAGCAAATACTGTATTTTGTAAGTCACAATGCATTATCACAAGGCCTGTTGCATTACTAATAATGCTTGTGATTTAAGTCACAGAACATATTCATATGACAGCTAATAATATCTTAAGGTCTTGACACGTTCTAGCAGATGTCTTCAGCATTCTCTGTCAAAATCTAGTCCTagagtgatgtactgtatgtaagtaaTACTGTATTACTATACTAAATGTACTTGTCCTGTGCAAATGCATGCCTTTGTATATTAAAATCAAACACAGATATTTTCAAATGATGGAACTATAAAAAAGCCACTGGCCTGGAATTAATGATGACTAAATCACTGCCCTTGTGCTCTGTTATAGATGTGGTATTAATGTTTACAGAAAGTGGCACTGCGTATTCCCTTCACAAGATAAGAAAAGACACACATGATTGAACTGAGACATTCTGTAATTTACACAAAGTCTAACATTTTGAATTAGCAGTCaccaaaatatatttgttttttatttaaattttcagTTGAAATTCAGCTTATTTCTAGTTCATTATTAGTAGAGTGGATTCTGCTCATTTGTATGTGTATTACTTAGTGCCTTTTTTCATattgataatatatatatatatatatatatatatatatatatatatatatatatatatatatatatatatatattcattttagttttagttgaatttttattatttccttatttccttGATAGACACTGTTTTGGTTGTTGGATTTTGCCCTTTGATTTCTCAGaagtgcgtgtgcatgtgcgcgtgtgtgtgtgtgtgtttattagaaacAGTACATTTTCTGCGAAGGTTTTAAATTCAAAATATTCCCAAAGAGCATTCAGTATTTCCTGCCATCTGTCAGTTTTCACGCTGAACTATCAAATGCAAATTCATTTTCGTTCAGTTATGCCTTTTGAAATTATGCATTTTAAgccatatttcttttttgtgattAGAGAataagtttgtttctgtttgtttcaaaTTTTGTTAACTGTAATATCCCTTTTTTACACTACTTTTTTACCTAATATGAACTAATACTCAGAACTCTTTCTCTAGGTCACATTTATATGACTTTAATGCTCTACACTGTACatagtgtgtattgtagtgAGAGACCCTTTGATAGTATGACAATATGTGTGTAGACATGGCCATAAATTCTTAACAGAGCATTTTATGTAGCATTTAGAGTTAAAAGAAAGGTCACAGACACCCCAGTAGGGGATTGTGCTTGGATCTTTCTCTGACTGACCTTTCAATGGTGACATTAGTTTCAAAATAGTTTAAGTAGTCTCTCAGCACCCTGTGGCTCTCAGTAACCTTATTATAAACCTGAGAGGCAGCCCATAATGCATGAGAGCTTGCTTAGATATCCTTTGCTTGTTAACAACTCAAGAAACTaccaaacaaatatatattatgaAATCAGCATCAAAGATCTACCTATAATATATCTAAAGAGTGGAAGAGGAATAGTTTAGAGTAGAAGAGGAATAGCATGAGGATTTCGAGTATGTACAAACTGAATCATAGTTATCATGAGATTAATCATATGAGCTGTACATGTGTATAGCAAGTGTGTACAAGTGCACAAGTGTCCTAATGTCTCCTTATTTTAGTGATTAATTGATGATCACAATCACCTTTATCCAAGTACCATGGGATTACAGATACAAGGAATTTATCTTGGTGCAGTGGtgcataataatcataataataataataataataataataataataataataataataataataataataatgaagcaaAGCaccataaatataaagaaactaAAAGCTACAGAAACTttaagaataaatgtaaatgtaaaataaaatagaaacaataactGTATATAGTGTGGGATGTGCAAAAGTGAACAAGTGAATGCAAACGCTCACAGTTTGAGGTCGGATGGTAAGAAGGTGTATATGCAGTAGAGCAGTCTGAGAGGTGCGTGTTAATGGAACGCTTATAAAATAGAAAAGTGGGGTTAAACGTTAATGTCCAAGGAGGTGAATAACAAATCATGGTGGGTCACTTATCCGTCATAATTGTACATTCATAGTTACTTTTACATAGTTGAAATAATTTAGAGTACTGACCTAGGGCTGGTCATTGTACATATAATTAATATTGATTTCATGACAAATGATATCGCAATATACTGTTCTGAGATACAGCAGGTATTATAAGCTCTTTTGTGTAAGCAGCTTTTTTGAAAATATTAATTGTTAGCTCTGATTGAAAACAGCTGgtgttatcattttaaaattgttacattagtcttattttattattctgatttattttaattattcattcattcattttctccgaactacctcgggtcacggggagcctgtgcctatctcaggcgtcatcgagcatcaaggtaggatacaccctggacggagtgacaacccatcgtgggacacacacactatcattcactcacgcaatcaaacactacagacaattttccagagatgccaatcaacctaccatgcatgtacccggaggaaacccccgaggcacggggagaacatgcaaactccacacacacaaggcggaggcggggatcgaacccccaaccctggaggtgtgaggcgaacgtgctaaccactaagccaccgtgccccccattttaattatttaaaaatatatatattttatcatttcagtttaactattttatatttgtagaCAATGTAGACATAAATGTTTTCATAACTAAAAAAAGTGGAATTTTGTTAGTAAGCCAATATATAACGTTTTCacatattattgtataatattttcAGCATATCGCCCACTCCTGGTGCCACTCACTAGTCTGAACATTTCCAGTTTCACAATATTTTGTTTTGGCATCAAGCAGTACATATGGTGCTGTTATTTTCCTCATTACCAAGAGTTTTCTTTGTAAAAGCGCTTCATCGTGTGATGTAAACAGTTTGGCTCACTGGGTTATGATTGGCTGTAGCCGGTTTTTTTATTGCTATATTTCTGGGAGCAAGAGAAAAGAGCACTTTTAACATACACTAAGGGTTTGCTGAAACCATCTCAATGGAAATTACACTTGGCCTACTTCTTAGTCGAGCAGCCACTATAGGAATGAGCTTTAAAACCAAACAGAGGTGTGTACAATGGCAATCACAAGCCTAAGTGCATTCAACTGAAATACAAACCAAGCAATCTAatctgttattactgtttcttAATTAAACAACTTAGAAATTGGTCAGACTTGCAGTTCACCTGAGAGGAAATCATGCAATATATAGATCAGAAAACTGCTccttgtgtttatatactgtaggcttTTGCGAAAGTGGAGTTTGTATAACCCCATTAGACTTACAGAGATTTTAGAGAGCCTGTGGTAATGTGGTAAGGATGATCTGTAGGCTCTGtcattgtattttttcttaaacTTGTGTCCTGTTTATGTAACTGTCTTCATGCAGTAAAGCCTGTAACAGCTTTAGAAGTCACGCATGGCTCTGATGTGATGGTCAGTAAAAGAAGATTAGCATTTTAATAAACTTCATTGAGAGTGACTTATGTAATTAGTGAACACACTATATACTTCTAGTCACTAGCACAGTAATGAGGcctttcatttataatttatatttaggATGCATCCATTTATTCTGTTATTAGACCTGTGGTATCTCAAGCATTCTGTATGTACTATTTATAAtgacagtataaatacagctttcAGTACAGCATTCAACTCAATATTATTGCATCAAAACTGTGTCTAGCCAAGGTTTTAAACAGTCAACAGTACAGTTATTCTCCTGTCTCAGTGGATGAGGCAGagtgatgataaataaaaaagccacTGGTGATCACCCTGTGGCAACAGAAACCTACTGAGTGATGCTGGAGTGTCACTGTGAATCTTTGTCTTGCACTGCAGGAAGAGCACATGCCAGAGGAGGTGAATATTGATGAGCTTTTGGACCTGCAGAGTGATGATGAGAGGACCAAAAGGCTCCAGGTATAACCGTGTCTACATGATTTACCTAATGgataaaaaatggataaaatcatGAAATTCTTCTGTAATACTTatgtttaattctttatttcattttacaggATATTCTCCATGCCTGTAAATCTAACACAGAAGTAAGtaactgttttctgtgtgacaCATTTTTCACTTTCTATCAGTCTGGTGGTAACAGACACGTCCGGTTACAATGG carries:
- the ppp1r14ab gene encoding protein phosphatase 1, regulatory (inhibitor) subunit 14Ab, with protein sequence MAANRVGRRYNSKVHSPSRGSGRESGLNVQKRQARVTVKYNRKELQRRLDVEKWIDSGLDELYLGREEHMPEEVNIDELLDLQSDDERTKRLQDILHACKSNTEVFIKELVLKLHGLQKQEDLHNDGIEHPHLHIFPNRQNSANSEIL